A part of Magnetospirillum sp. ME-1 genomic DNA contains:
- a CDS encoding response regulator, protein MKVLLADDHALFREGVRMVLESLSDEPLDIIEASDFNQMLGLVRNGGDIDVALMDLSMPGMDGFSAIGAVRRSAPDIYLVVVSASEEPQTVRKALDSGAHGYICKSAGSASMMAGIRSVLAGDTFVSPHIIVPDALSPAGGDINGEQLHSLLTPRQRDVLAMLRQGKSNKEIARDLSLAEITVKLHVTAILRALGCENRTQAAILAAKMGV, encoded by the coding sequence ATGAAGGTTCTTCTTGCCGACGATCATGCGTTGTTCCGTGAAGGAGTGCGCATGGTTCTGGAAAGCCTGTCCGACGAACCGCTCGACATCATCGAGGCCAGCGATTTCAACCAGATGCTCGGTCTGGTGCGCAATGGCGGCGATATCGATGTGGCGCTGATGGATCTGTCCATGCCCGGCATGGATGGGTTTTCCGCCATCGGGGCCGTGCGGCGTTCGGCTCCCGACATCTACCTGGTGGTGGTCTCCGCGTCGGAAGAACCGCAGACGGTCCGAAAGGCGCTGGACAGCGGCGCCCACGGCTATATCTGCAAGTCCGCCGGCAGCGCCTCCATGATGGCGGGCATCCGCTCGGTTCTGGCGGGTGACACCTTCGTCAGCCCGCACATCATCGTGCCCGACGCGCTCTCTCCCGCCGGCGGCGACATCAACGGCGAGCAGCTGCACTCGCTGCTGACGCCGCGCCAGCGCGACGTGCTGGCCATGCTGCGCCAGGGCAAGTCCAACAAGGAAATCGCCCGCGATCTCAGCCTGGCCGAGATCACCGTCAAGCTGCACGTGACCGCCATCCTGCGGGCGCTGGGCTGCGAGAACCGCACCCAGGCGGCCATCCTTGCCGCCAAGATGGGCGTCTGA
- the mobB gene encoding molybdopterin-guanine dinucleotide biosynthesis protein B encodes MKVFGIAGWSGSGKTTLLIRLIPALVAAGIKVATVKHTHHDPAVGDEECRALARAGAVETIVASPHRFALIHEIHPGETEPPLDWLMNRFAGIDLLLIEGYKWASHPKLEVWNPSLGKSMLAPEEKSIVALASDEPVNAVPLPRFHRDDVEGIAAYICQYCQI; translated from the coding sequence ATGAAAGTCTTCGGAATCGCCGGCTGGAGTGGCAGCGGCAAGACCACCTTGCTGATCCGGCTGATCCCGGCCCTGGTCGCGGCCGGAATCAAGGTCGCCACCGTCAAGCACACCCATCACGACCCGGCCGTGGGCGACGAGGAGTGCCGGGCTCTGGCCCGCGCCGGCGCGGTGGAGACCATCGTCGCCTCGCCGCATCGCTTCGCCCTGATTCACGAGATTCATCCGGGCGAGACCGAGCCGCCCCTCGACTGGCTGATGAACCGCTTCGCCGGAATCGATCTGTTGTTGATCGAAGGCTACAAATGGGCCTCCCATCCCAAACTGGAAGTGTGGAACCCGTCTTTGGGCAAGTCCATGTTGGCGCCTGAGGAAAAAAGCATTGTCGCTCTAGCTTCTGACGAGCCGGTCAACGCCGTTCCGCTGCCGCGGTTTCATCGTGATGATGTCGAAGGGATAGCGGCTTATATTTGCCAGTATTGCCAAATTTGA
- a CDS encoding methyl-accepting chemotaxis protein translates to MIVKQDAVTADAFGLRPFSLAWARDGLRAGEVPFLADLPIRGRFILLVVLALAAAVVFGSVYMAAGQRIEAMLQAQDSYRRLNDLAADVRARSAVAQNLMEVFARDHEAATAQALHHDLGQIRERLDAVAELSAGGPMAEAVGEAQVGVETIALSFARLEAEMTRLGLTAQSGLRARLTESARAVEQELAMWPASAPLSLAVTKLRLAERDFMLDGQAGALGRHQAALGQLDMALDSSTLPNSTRDDLRRLSIVYGQDFQAFAAGAQSVKGELAEVRAGFQALQPVMQRVLAFAREGMAQAIAAQEAERRATGRQVALVGMLAGLSFLAACLVIAHSITRPVRLIQDAMERLSHGDHAIAVPGTGRRDEIGDMARAVGVFKENAIAMVRLQDEQHSIRARAEAANRAHLLSLAEGFEQAVKSTADLVASNAVGIRDTAERMTSGADSGKSSALAVAEAARQCRATVRSVAEATTELGGSVREISSGAEGAAAIARDAVTRLAATTGRIQSLSEVAGRIGRVVTMIEEIAQRTNMLALNATIEAQRAGEAGKGFAVVAGEVKHLAHQTARSTREIAAQVAEIQGATADTAMAIDGIGEAILHMDRIAGEVAGAVVRQREITGRIERCVEAMDTDAAVVGDGVASVTQAAVRYCAAAIRVIWAAKDLARPATALNHEVDSFLSTVRR, encoded by the coding sequence ATGATCGTGAAGCAGGATGCCGTTACCGCCGATGCCTTCGGCCTTCGCCCCTTTTCCCTGGCCTGGGCGCGCGATGGCCTTCGGGCCGGCGAGGTGCCGTTTCTGGCCGACCTTCCCATCCGGGGCCGCTTCATCCTTCTGGTGGTGCTGGCCCTGGCCGCCGCCGTGGTGTTCGGCAGTGTCTACATGGCGGCCGGGCAGCGCATCGAAGCCATGCTCCAGGCCCAGGATTCCTATCGCCGGCTCAACGATCTGGCCGCCGACGTGCGGGCCCGCTCGGCGGTGGCCCAGAACCTGATGGAGGTGTTCGCCCGCGATCACGAGGCCGCTACCGCCCAGGCCCTTCACCACGATCTGGGACAGATCCGCGAGCGGCTGGACGCGGTGGCCGAACTGTCGGCCGGCGGCCCCATGGCCGAGGCGGTGGGTGAGGCCCAGGTGGGGGTCGAGACCATCGCCCTCTCTTTCGCCCGTCTCGAGGCCGAGATGACCCGCCTGGGTCTGACGGCGCAGTCGGGGTTGCGGGCCCGTCTGACCGAATCGGCCCGCGCCGTCGAGCAGGAACTGGCCATGTGGCCGGCCTCGGCGCCCTTGTCGCTGGCGGTGACCAAGCTGCGCCTGGCCGAGCGCGATTTCATGCTGGACGGGCAGGCGGGCGCCCTGGGGCGGCATCAGGCCGCTCTCGGCCAGTTGGACATGGCGCTGGATTCCTCGACCCTGCCCAATTCCACCCGCGACGATCTGCGGCGCCTCAGCATCGTCTACGGCCAGGATTTCCAGGCCTTCGCCGCCGGGGCGCAGTCGGTCAAGGGCGAGCTGGCCGAGGTCCGCGCCGGGTTCCAGGCCCTGCAGCCGGTGATGCAGCGGGTGCTGGCCTTCGCCCGCGAAGGCATGGCCCAGGCCATCGCCGCCCAGGAGGCCGAGCGCCGCGCCACCGGCCGTCAGGTCGCCCTGGTGGGCATGCTGGCGGGCCTCTCCTTCCTGGCCGCCTGCCTGGTCATCGCCCATTCCATCACCCGGCCGGTGCGTCTCATCCAGGACGCCATGGAGCGCCTATCCCATGGCGACCACGCCATCGCCGTGCCCGGCACCGGGCGCCGCGACGAAATCGGCGACATGGCCCGCGCCGTCGGCGTGTTCAAGGAGAACGCCATCGCCATGGTGCGGCTGCAAGACGAGCAGCACTCCATCCGCGCCAGGGCCGAGGCCGCCAACCGCGCCCACCTGCTGTCCCTGGCCGAAGGCTTCGAACAGGCGGTGAAGAGCACCGCCGATCTGGTCGCCTCCAACGCGGTGGGGATCCGCGACACCGCCGAGCGCATGACGTCGGGGGCCGACAGCGGCAAGAGCAGCGCCCTGGCGGTGGCCGAGGCCGCCCGCCAGTGCCGGGCGACGGTGCGTTCGGTGGCCGAGGCCACCACCGAACTGGGGGGCTCGGTGCGGGAAATCTCCTCCGGGGCCGAAGGGGCCGCCGCCATCGCCCGGGATGCGGTGACCCGGCTTGCCGCCACCACCGGCCGCATCCAGAGCCTGTCCGAGGTGGCCGGCCGCATCGGCCGGGTGGTGACCATGATCGAGGAGATCGCCCAGCGCACCAACATGCTGGCGCTCAACGCCACCATCGAGGCCCAGCGGGCGGGCGAGGCCGGCAAGGGCTTCGCCGTGGTGGCGGGCGAGGTCAAGCATCTGGCCCACCAGACCGCCCGCTCCACCCGCGAGATCGCCGCCCAGGTGGCGGAGATCCAGGGGGCGACCGCTGACACCGCCATGGCCATCGACGGCATCGGCGAGGCCATCCTGCACATGGACCGCATCGCCGGCGAAGTGGCGGGCGCGGTGGTGCGCCAGCGCGAGATCACCGGCCGGATCGAGCGATGCGTCGAGGCGATGGACACGGACGCCGCCGTGGTGGGCGACGGCGTCGCCTCGGTGACCCAGGCGGCGGTTCGCTACTGCGCGGCGGCCATCCGGGTGATCTGGGCGGCCAAGGATCTGGCGCGGCCCGCCACCGCGCTCAACCACGAGGTGGATTCCTTCCTGTCCACGGTCCGGAGATAG
- a CDS encoding ribonuclease J: MSQGELVFLPLGGVGEIGMNLALYGYGGKWLMVDCGVSFGDETMPMVDVVMADPAWIEERRDKLVGIVLTHGHEDHLGAVQYLWDRLRCPVWATPFSASILKNKLHETGLHTQVPLNVVELGSRFSVGPFEVEMISITHSIPEPNVLAIRTPLGTIVHTGDWKFDPDPLLGLPTDAEALRRVGKDGVLALIGDSTNVFTKGHSGSESQVRGSLIELLGRFSGRIAVSCFATNVARLESIAVAAMANDRNVALVGRSLWRIDKAARENGYLADLPPFLTEHDAGYLPKDKVVYICTGSQGEPRAALARIASGDHPHVKLGKGDVCIFSSRIIPGNEKDIFRLQNDLVRLGVEVVTEKDEFVHVSGHPAREEMEEMYRLLRPRIAVPVHGEARHLQEHARLARACGVEEAVETSNGTMLRLAPGPVEVVDHVPTGKLCVDGPRIVRLDSEILRNRRRMVFNGSAVVTVVLDKAGKLLGDPQLTALGLLDAGHEAEEHDAVVEAVRDAIEELPLKVRRDDGVVRETARLAVRRSLKDTHGKKPITDVHLVRV; encoded by the coding sequence ATGAGCCAGGGCGAACTCGTCTTCCTGCCGCTGGGGGGTGTCGGCGAGATCGGCATGAATCTCGCGCTGTACGGCTACGGCGGCAAGTGGCTGATGGTCGATTGCGGCGTGTCGTTCGGCGACGAGACCATGCCCATGGTCGACGTGGTGATGGCCGATCCCGCCTGGATCGAGGAACGCCGGGACAAGCTGGTGGGCATCGTGCTGACCCACGGCCACGAGGACCACCTGGGCGCCGTCCAGTACCTGTGGGACCGGCTGCGCTGCCCGGTGTGGGCGACGCCGTTCTCGGCTTCCATCCTGAAGAACAAGCTGCACGAGACCGGGCTGCACACCCAGGTGCCTCTCAATGTAGTTGAACTGGGCTCGCGTTTTTCGGTGGGTCCGTTCGAGGTCGAAATGATCTCGATCACTCATTCCATTCCCGAGCCGAATGTGCTGGCCATCCGCACGCCGCTGGGGACCATCGTCCATACCGGCGACTGGAAGTTCGATCCCGATCCGCTGCTGGGCCTGCCCACCGATGCCGAGGCGCTGCGCCGGGTGGGCAAGGACGGCGTCCTTGCCCTGATCGGCGATTCCACCAACGTCTTCACCAAGGGCCATTCAGGCTCGGAATCCCAGGTGCGCGGCAGCCTGATCGAGCTGCTGGGCCGCTTTTCGGGCCGTATCGCGGTGTCGTGCTTCGCCACCAACGTGGCGCGGCTGGAAAGCATCGCTGTTGCCGCCATGGCCAACGACCGCAACGTCGCCCTGGTGGGCCGCTCTCTGTGGCGCATCGACAAGGCGGCGCGCGAGAACGGCTATCTTGCCGATCTGCCGCCCTTCCTCACCGAGCACGACGCCGGCTACCTGCCCAAGGACAAGGTGGTCTACATCTGCACCGGCAGCCAGGGCGAGCCCCGTGCCGCCCTGGCCCGCATCGCGTCGGGCGACCATCCCCACGTCAAACTGGGCAAGGGCGACGTCTGCATCTTCTCGTCGCGCATCATTCCCGGCAACGAGAAGGACATCTTCAGGCTGCAGAACGATCTGGTCCGCTTGGGCGTCGAGGTGGTGACCGAGAAGGACGAGTTCGTCCACGTCTCCGGCCATCCGGCCCGCGAGGAGATGGAGGAGATGTACCGCCTGTTGCGCCCGCGCATCGCCGTGCCGGTGCATGGCGAGGCCCGCCACCTGCAGGAGCACGCCCGGCTGGCGCGGGCCTGCGGGGTGGAGGAGGCCGTCGAGACCAGCAACGGCACCATGCTGCGTCTGGCCCCCGGCCCGGTGGAAGTGGTCGACCATGTGCCCACCGGCAAGCTCTGCGTCGATGGGCCGCGCATCGTGCGGCTCGATTCCGAGATCCTGCGCAATCGGCGGCGCATGGTGTTCAACGGCTCGGCCGTGGTCACCGTGGTGCTGGACAAGGCGGGCAAGCTGCTGGGCGACCCGCAGCTGACGGCTCTCGGCCTGCTCGACGCCGGCCACGAGGCGGAAGAGCACGACGCGGTGGTCGAGGCGGTGAGGGACGCCATCGAGGAACTGCCCTTGAAGGTCCGCCGCGACGACGGCGTGGTGCGCGAAACCGCCCGCCTGGCGGTGCGCCGGTCGCTCAAGGATACCCACGGCAAGAAGCCCATCACCGACGTGCATCTGGTTCGGGTCTGA
- a CDS encoding type III pantothenate kinase has translation MLLAIDSGNTNIVFAVYDGDTLRGEWRASTDSERTADELGVWLTQLLTIEGLNRLDIKSAIIASVVPAMVFGLKTLCRRYFKCEPLVVGDEGVDLGLSILLDRPEEVGADRLVNAVAAHKYYKGPLIVIDFGTATTFDVVDEAGNYCGGAISPGINLSLEALHMAAAKLPRVAIGRPRQVIGRATVPAMQSGIFWGYVGLIEGLVKRIKDEFGSDMLVVATGGLAPLFAEATKVINALDADLTLRGLLEINRRNTAPVRG, from the coding sequence ATGCTGTTGGCCATCGATTCGGGCAACACCAACATCGTCTTCGCCGTCTATGACGGCGACACCCTGCGCGGCGAGTGGCGCGCCTCGACCGATTCCGAGCGCACCGCCGACGAGCTGGGCGTCTGGCTCACCCAATTGCTGACCATCGAGGGGCTGAACCGCCTGGACATCAAGTCGGCGATCATCGCCTCGGTGGTGCCGGCCATGGTGTTCGGTCTCAAGACGCTGTGCCGCCGCTATTTCAAGTGCGAGCCGCTGGTGGTGGGCGACGAGGGCGTCGATCTCGGCCTGTCGATCCTGCTGGACCGGCCCGAGGAAGTGGGCGCCGACCGTCTGGTCAACGCCGTGGCGGCGCACAAGTACTACAAGGGGCCGCTGATCGTCATCGATTTCGGCACCGCCACCACCTTCGACGTGGTGGACGAGGCCGGCAATTACTGCGGCGGCGCCATCTCGCCCGGCATCAACCTGTCGCTCGAGGCGCTGCACATGGCCGCCGCCAAGCTGCCCCGCGTCGCCATCGGGCGGCCCCGCCAGGTGATCGGGCGGGCCACGGTGCCGGCCATGCAATCGGGCATCTTCTGGGGCTATGTGGGCCTGATCGAAGGCCTGGTGAAGCGCATCAAGGACGAGTTCGGCTCGGACATGCTGGTGGTGGCCACCGGTGGACTGGCGCCGCTGTTCGCCGAGGCCACCAAGGTGATCAATGCGCTGGACGCCGACCTGACGCTCCGCGGCCTCCTCGAGATCAACCGCCGCAATACCGCCCCGGTGCGGGGATGA
- a CDS encoding biotin--[acetyl-CoA-carboxylase] ligase, which yields MTTIHLPAPFSHVGLDSVGSTNDEARRRVEDGTAADLLVVTAKRQSAGRGRRGRTWESPEGNLHASFTLRIRPPLSEAAQIGFVAALSLAEALDELVPGHDVRCKWPNDVLMDGRKVAGMLLESAGDGWLVLGIGVDVATRPAPGETLYATLSLAELGYGGDTADVLSGLCRHFGPWLARWRAEGFAPIRSAWLGRARGLGEAAVVRLEAETLTGVFAGLDEEGGMLLDQGDAGIRRVLAGDVFFPGL from the coding sequence ATGACCACCATTCACCTGCCGGCGCCGTTCAGCCATGTGGGCCTGGACAGTGTCGGCAGCACCAACGACGAGGCGCGGCGGCGGGTCGAGGACGGCACCGCCGCCGATCTTTTGGTGGTGACGGCCAAGCGCCAGAGCGCGGGACGCGGCCGCCGCGGCCGGACGTGGGAAAGCCCCGAGGGCAACCTGCACGCCTCCTTCACCCTGCGCATCCGCCCTCCGTTGAGTGAGGCGGCCCAGATCGGCTTCGTGGCGGCCCTCAGCCTGGCCGAGGCCCTTGACGAACTGGTCCCCGGTCACGATGTGCGGTGCAAGTGGCCCAACGACGTGCTGATGGACGGCCGCAAGGTGGCGGGCATGCTGCTGGAAAGCGCCGGCGACGGCTGGCTGGTGCTGGGCATCGGCGTGGACGTGGCGACGCGGCCCGCGCCGGGGGAGACCCTGTATGCGACCTTGTCGCTGGCGGAACTGGGCTATGGCGGCGATACTGCCGATGTGTTGAGCGGGCTTTGCCGGCATTTCGGCCCCTGGCTGGCCCGCTGGCGGGCCGAGGGCTTCGCGCCCATCCGGTCCGCCTGGCTGGGCCGGGCGCGGGGACTGGGCGAGGCGGCGGTGGTTCGTCTCGAGGCCGAGACGCTGACCGGCGTGTTCGCCGGCCTGGACGAGGAGGGCGGAATGCTGCTCGACCAGGGTGACGCGGGTATTCGCCGGGTACTGGCCGGCGACGTGTTTTTTCCGGGATTGTGA
- the nuoN gene encoding NADH-quinone oxidoreductase subunit NuoN has product MIKTLDLVPVLPEIFLAVAGLALLMLGVFRKEDSTKAVSVLVILALGAAMVLVSSLGGERLTAFNGLFVADRFAGFAKGMVLVASAISIAMSLPYLEREKIGRFEYPVLVLFATLGMLMMISANDFLALYLGLELQSLSLYVLAAYNRDNARATEAGLKYFVLGALASGLLLYGVSLIYGFAGSTSFETLANLFAGGHDHPVKPNMGVIAGLVFVMAGLCFKVSAVPFHMWAPDVYEGAPTPVTSFFAVAPKIAALCLLVRVMTGPFADLVEQWRQVVTFVAIGSMFVGAFAAVVQTNIKRLMAYSSIGHVGFVLVGIAAGSTLGIQGVLIYLAIYLFMNVGTFAVILSMRQKGRMVEGIDDLAGLSKTHPMMAFVMAVLMFSMAGVPPLAGFWGKFYVFMAAVESGLYTLAIIGLLSSVVSAYYYLRIIKVMYFDEPVEAFDKPVGASMTLVMAVSTLVILAFTLIPAPLVTSAKAAAQVLFPAAG; this is encoded by the coding sequence GTGATCAAGACTCTCGACCTCGTCCCGGTCCTGCCGGAAATCTTCCTGGCGGTGGCTGGCCTGGCCCTGCTGATGCTGGGCGTGTTCCGCAAGGAGGACAGCACCAAGGCGGTGTCCGTCCTGGTGATCCTGGCTCTCGGCGCCGCCATGGTGCTGGTCTCCAGCCTGGGCGGCGAACGGCTGACGGCCTTCAACGGCCTGTTCGTGGCCGACCGCTTCGCCGGCTTCGCCAAGGGCATGGTGCTGGTGGCCTCGGCCATCTCCATCGCCATGTCGCTGCCCTATCTCGAGCGCGAGAAGATCGGCCGCTTCGAATATCCGGTGCTGGTACTGTTCGCCACGCTGGGCATGCTGATGATGATCTCGGCCAACGACTTCCTCGCCCTCTACCTGGGTCTGGAGCTGCAAAGCCTGTCGCTCTACGTGCTGGCCGCCTATAACCGCGACAACGCCCGGGCCACCGAGGCGGGCCTCAAGTACTTCGTGCTGGGCGCGCTGGCCTCGGGCCTGCTGCTCTATGGCGTCTCGCTGATCTACGGCTTCGCCGGCTCCACCTCGTTCGAGACCCTGGCCAACCTGTTCGCGGGCGGCCACGATCACCCGGTGAAGCCCAATATGGGCGTCATCGCCGGTCTGGTCTTCGTCATGGCCGGCCTGTGCTTCAAGGTTTCGGCGGTGCCGTTCCACATGTGGGCCCCCGACGTCTACGAGGGCGCGCCCACTCCGGTGACCTCGTTCTTCGCCGTGGCCCCCAAGATCGCCGCTTTGTGCCTGCTGGTCCGTGTCATGACCGGCCCCTTCGCCGATCTGGTGGAGCAGTGGCGCCAGGTGGTGACCTTCGTGGCCATCGGCTCCATGTTCGTGGGCGCCTTCGCCGCCGTGGTCCAGACCAACATCAAGCGTCTGATGGCGTATTCCTCCATCGGCCATGTTGGCTTCGTGCTGGTCGGCATCGCCGCCGGCTCGACGCTGGGCATCCAGGGCGTGCTGATCTATCTGGCCATCTACCTGTTCATGAACGTGGGCACCTTCGCGGTGATCCTGTCCATGCGCCAGAAGGGCCGCATGGTGGAAGGCATCGACGATCTGGCCGGCCTGTCCAAGACCCACCCCATGATGGCCTTCGTCATGGCGGTGCTGATGTTCTCCATGGCGGGCGTGCCGCCGCTGGCGGGCTTCTGGGGCAAGTTCTACGTGTTCATGGCCGCCGTCGAGTCCGGCCTCTACACCCTGGCCATCATCGGCCTGCTGTCCTCGGTGGTGAGCGCCTACTACTACCTGCGCATCATCAAGGTCATGTACTTCGATGAGCCGGTGGAAGCCTTCGACAAGCCGGTGGGCGCCTCCATGACCCTGGTGATGGCGGTTTCCACCCTGGTGATCCTGGCCTTCACCCTGATCCCGGCGCCGCTGGTGACCAGCGCCAAGGCGGCGGCCCAGGTGCTGTTCCCGGCGGCGGGATGA
- a CDS encoding NADH-quinone oxidoreductase subunit M — translation MNDWPLLSLTTFLPLAGALFILTIRGETEVVARNARNVALLTSIATFVVSLFILAKFNGASPDFQLKETALWFPGTTIAYSMGVDGISVWFVLLSTFLCPICILAAFGSVEKRVKEYMVAFMILETMMIGMFCALDLVLFYIFFEAVLIPMFIIIGVWGGQRRVYAAFKFFLYTLLGSVLMLVAMLAMYFDAHTTDIPSLMAHSFPFKMQLWLWLAFFASFAVKVPMWPVHTWLPDAHVEAPTGGSVILAGVLLKMGAYGFIRFSIPMLPDASVYFTPLIYTLSIVAVIYTSLVALVQEDMKKLIAYSSVAHMGYVTIGIFAMTTQGVEGALFQMLSHGIVSGALFLCVGVIYDRMHTREIARYGGLATRMPKYAAVFMLFTMASVGLPGTAGFVGEFLVLMGVFQVNTWVAFFAATGLVLGAAYMLYLYRRVVFGRLTREDLKGILDMSPREIAVFAPLIVMTIWMGVAPGTFLEPMHASVTKLISNYELARAAHDGLTLAAR, via the coding sequence ATGAACGACTGGCCCCTTCTCTCGCTGACCACGTTCCTGCCCCTGGCCGGAGCGCTGTTCATCCTCACCATCCGCGGCGAAACCGAGGTGGTGGCCCGCAATGCCCGCAACGTGGCGCTGCTGACCTCCATCGCCACCTTCGTGGTGTCGCTGTTCATCCTGGCGAAGTTCAACGGCGCCTCGCCGGACTTCCAGCTGAAGGAGACCGCGCTGTGGTTCCCCGGAACCACCATCGCCTATTCCATGGGCGTTGACGGCATCTCGGTGTGGTTCGTGCTGTTGTCCACCTTCCTGTGCCCCATCTGCATCCTGGCCGCCTTCGGCTCGGTGGAGAAGCGGGTCAAGGAGTACATGGTGGCCTTCATGATCCTCGAGACCATGATGATCGGCATGTTCTGCGCGCTCGATCTGGTGCTGTTCTACATCTTCTTCGAGGCCGTCCTGATCCCGATGTTCATCATCATCGGCGTGTGGGGCGGGCAGCGCCGGGTGTACGCGGCGTTCAAGTTCTTCCTCTATACCCTGCTGGGTTCGGTGCTGATGCTGGTCGCCATGCTGGCCATGTATTTCGACGCCCACACCACCGACATCCCGTCGCTGATGGCCCACTCGTTCCCCTTCAAGATGCAGCTGTGGCTGTGGCTGGCCTTCTTCGCCTCCTTCGCCGTGAAGGTTCCCATGTGGCCGGTGCACACCTGGCTGCCCGACGCCCACGTGGAAGCGCCCACCGGCGGTTCGGTGATCCTGGCCGGCGTGCTGCTGAAGATGGGGGCCTACGGCTTCATCCGCTTCTCCATCCCCATGCTGCCGGACGCGTCGGTCTACTTCACGCCGCTGATCTACACCCTGTCCATCGTCGCGGTGATCTACACCTCGCTGGTGGCCCTGGTGCAGGAGGACATGAAGAAGCTGATCGCCTATTCCTCCGTCGCCCACATGGGTTACGTCACCATCGGCATCTTCGCCATGACCACCCAGGGCGTCGAGGGCGCGCTGTTCCAGATGCTGTCGCACGGCATCGTCTCGGGCGCGCTGTTCCTGTGCGTCGGCGTGATCTACGACCGCATGCACACCCGCGAGATCGCCCGCTACGGCGGCCTCGCCACCCGCATGCCCAAGTATGCGGCGGTGTTCATGCTGTTCACCATGGCTTCGGTCGGCCTGCCCGGCACCGCCGGCTTCGTCGGCGAGTTCCTGGTGCTGATGGGCGTGTTCCAGGTCAACACCTGGGTGGCGTTCTTCGCCGCCACCGGTCTGGTGCTGGGGGCGGCCTACATGCTGTACCTCTATCGCCGGGTGGTGTTCGGCCGGCTCACCCGCGAGGATCTCAAGGGGATTCTCGACATGAGCCCGCGCGAGATCGCGGTGTTCGCGCCGCTGATCGTCATGACCATCTGGATGGGTGTCGCTCCCGGCACCTTCCTCGAGCCGATGCATGCGTCGGTGACCAAGCTGATCTCCAATTACGAGCTTGCTCGGGCCGCCCATGACGGCCTGACGCTGGCTGCCCGCTAA